TGAAAAAAGTGCAAAAGGTCGAAGAGCAGAAGATCAATCCTCTCAAGGCATCCAAGAGAAATGCCGGAAAGAAATAGCCCATTAATATTGAAGGATTGCGCATTACAGGGGCTTATCGCCCCGCAATAAGATTATTCTTGAAAACGAATCAATCACTACGGTTGCGGTACGCCCTGGTTCTGCCTTTCTGTGCAATTCTTGGGCAAAACTCATAGAAGGCGGGGCCGACCGAGGCGATGTCTGGCGGTAACACCGTGTATCGAGAACGGGCCGAAATAGCAGTATATTCTGTTCTTCACGAATGATTTGACTTTTCGGGATGATGAATGATAAATAAAACAAAATCTCATGAGGAGGATTAAGCTTGAGGAAAAATAAGTCAGCGATAAAGAAGGCCAAACAGTCCGAGGAAAAACGGATCAGAAACGCGCACGTAAAATCAACCATGAAAACGGACATCAAGAAAGCCCTGTCGGCCGTAGAAGCCAGTGATAAGAACAACGCACCCGCCCTCCTCAAAAACGCTGTGGCATCTATCAACAGAGCTGCATCACAAAAGGTGATACACAAGAATAACGCGGCACGAAAGGTATCGAGACTTTCAAAGAAGGCTGATAAGGCTCTTGCAGCCAAGAGTTAACCCAATTTCCGCCACGTAGTACTTCAAAAGAACCGGAAAGCCTTGCGTCAAAGGCTTGCTGCATCAATCCCGGTCTTTATCCCCGCCGTGCATACGATTTGTTTGCGCTCAATTCGTTTCTCAATTTTACTTTGAGACGGCGACTACTAGCTTACGGTCTGACTGCAGATAGCGGAGTGGGATGCGGGAGGCCCCGCTTCGGCCGCGTCCTGAATCAGGTTACGAAGGCTTAAGCGGAAAATCCACAGGCTTTTCAACCCGCAACATCAATAATCGACAAACAGGA
The sequence above is drawn from the Syntrophorhabdaceae bacterium genome and encodes:
- the rpsT gene encoding 30S ribosomal protein S20 — its product is MRKNKSAIKKAKQSEEKRIRNAHVKSTMKTDIKKALSAVEASDKNNAPALLKNAVASINRAASQKVIHKNNAARKVSRLSKKADKALAAKS